Proteins encoded together in one Asterias rubens chromosome 4, eAstRub1.3, whole genome shotgun sequence window:
- the LOC117289353 gene encoding kinesin-like protein KIF28P isoform X2: MSGGGESVKVAVRVRPFNTREKERGAKLVVEMEGATTRLLSVDGGEEPKTFTFDYSYWSHDGFTEQDDAVLAANPGSKYASQQNVFNDLGQGVLDNAFQGFNCSLFAYGQTGSGKSYSMVGYGPNKGIVPITCDVLFQTIEKSQGAVKYEVTFSMLEIYNEQVRDLLQKVNPKGGLAVRQNPKEGLFYVQALKKVAVGSYREIESRIEEGTSNRTVAATQMNATSSRAHTVVTIQFDQISKNESGQETKKTSVINLVDLAGSERADSTGATGDRLKEGANINKSLSSLGNVISALADLSMGKKKVLVPYRDSVLTKLLQNALGGNSKTIMIAALSPADINHDETLGTLRYADRAKKIKNKAVVNENPVEKLIRELRAENERLKTAMSGGTLPSAADQSSVNMSPEEKERMRQEMMEEIKAQLSANQEAMEDFDWDKKHAQQKEDDPSGLTDKAVMQSRKNKEPYFANLNEDNMLSGVVFYFLAASETTIGRKDADPQPTVMLSGLSISKKHAIITNVNGEITLKPYSSSCKIKVNGLPLTGARNLEHLDRVMFGSNHMFVFHNPINPKAPEGTPNNIEWDFAQKELAEARGLTAGGNLTKDQQRAQDQILELLPMVNEVNAVSEELDKHKGFEIVLLSEEAQEGNNRETKVMVKMKDLLNRNSWLWERGKFINRRYVIQDLYQRYIDGDEGIMNIPKEEDPFWEPAEDVLIGTANAFLQSLGFNLDFDGKITVTDFKGKEEGSLIVCIEPCDQKGKSIEEDDFVDEPNELLGKPYHFKVSIRNGEVHKSRFSKGLKVKYKCYNEQEFTLTNEIKDTLSPEWNHSRIVSIPSVTEDVLAYFENSSIKFSLYGKQIDSAPDSKLSKLTTKELRQMENMQDSGRKTRIGSMAPEGDGQDEAGQIKGELLLLKRKYERLEKKERRLQEICKQWEDKPREEQLFDPFYRSVSAVAYSTGSKLKTRVHMLNKIIQGHKALKEIQNGDQDKMVKEGNGKVVQANGGGGGGGGEKTEGGSRACSVM; this comes from the exons ATGTCGGGTGGGGGAGAATC GGTGAAGGTGGCCGTGAGGGTCCGACCATTTAACACAAG GGAGAAGGAACGAGGAGCGAAGCTGGTTGTTGAAATGGAAGGAGCAACAACAAGACTTCTCAGTGTTGATGGAG GTGAAGAACCCAAAACA TTCACATTTGATTACTCCTACTG GTCACATGACGGCTTCACAGAGCAGGATGATGCTGTTTTAGCTGCGAACCCCGGCAGTAAATACGCATCTCAACAAAATGTCTTCAATGATCTCGGCCAAGGTGTCTTGGACAATGCCTTCCAAG GGTTCAACTGTTCACTGTTTGCGTACGGCCAAACAGGATCCGGAAAATCCTACTCCATGGTCGGCTATGGACCAAACAA GGGTATTGTTCCCATTACCTGTGATGTCCTGTTCCAGACAATAGAGAAGAGTCAGGGTGCTGTG AAATATGAGGTCACCTTCTCCATGCTTGAGATTTACAATGAGCAGGTTCGTGACCTTCTGCAGAAGGTCAACCCAAAGGGAGGCTTAGCAGTTAGACAGAATCCCAAGGAAGGGCTCTTCTACGTCCAAGCACTGAAGAAGGTTGCTGTGGGTAGCTACAGAGAAATTGAGAGCAGAATTGAAGAGG GTACGTCCAATAGAACTGTCGCAGCCACCCAGATGAACGCAACTAGCAGCCGAGCTCACACGGTCGTCACTATTCAGTTTGACCAAATCAGCAAGAACGAATCTGGACAGGAGACCAAGAAGACTAGTGTTATCAACCTGGTAGATCTCGCAG GTAGTGAACGTGCAGACAGTACTGGAGCCACTGGTGACAGACTAAAAGAAGGAGCTAATATCAACAAATCATTGTCTTCACTTGGAAACGTCATCTCT GCTTTGGCAGATCTCTCCATGGGTAAAAAGAAGGTGCTTGTTCCATACCGTGACTCAGTGCTCACCAAACTACTGCAAAATGCCCTGGGTGGTAACAG CAAAACTATCATGATCGCTGCCCTTTCTCCGGCCGATATTAACCATGACGAGACTTTGGGCACCTTACGCTACGCTGACCGTGCCAAGAAGATCAAGAACAAAGCCGTGGTTAACGAGAACCCGGTGGAGAAGTTGATTCGAGAGCTGCGAGCGGAAAACGAGAGACTTAAGACTGCAATGTCTGGAGGGACACTACCATCAGCAGCCGACCAAAGCAGTGTCAACATGTCCCCGGAAG AGAAAGAGAGAATGAGGCAGGAAATGATGGAAGAGATAAAAGCCCAGCTATCGGCCAACCAAGAAGCCATGGAAGACTTTGACTGGGACAAGAAG CATGCCCAACAAAAAGAGGACGACCCAAGTGGTTTGACTGATAAAGCCGTCATGCAATCCCGCAAGAACAAAGAACCTTACTTTGCCAACTTGAACGAGGATAATATGCTGAGCGGCGTGGTCTTTTACTTCTTGGCTGCCAGCGAGACGACGATTGGACGCAAAGATGCCGACCCTCAACCAACCGTTATGCTGAGTGGCCTCAG CATCTCCAAGAAGCACGCCATCATCACCAACGTTAATGGGGAGATCACCCTCAAGCCTTACAGCTCAAGCTGTAAGATCAAAGTCAATGGTCTTCCCCTGACAGGAGCCCGCAATCTGGAACATCTTGACCGTGTCATGTTCGGCTCCAACCATATGTTTGTCTTCCACAACCCCATCAATCCCAAGGCGCCCGAGGGGACACCCAACAATATTGAGTGGGATTTCGCCCAGAAGGAGTTGGCCGAAGCTAGGGGATTGACGGCGGGTGGGAACCTGACAAAAG atcaacagagggcgcaggATCAAATCTTAGAATTGCTGCCGATGGTGAATGAGGTGAATGCAGTCAGTGAAGAGCTGGACAAACACAAAGGCTTTGAGATTGTACTGCTTAGTGAAGAGGCACAGGAAGGAAATAACAGAGAGACAAA AGTCATGGTAAAGATGAAGGATCTTCTGAATCGGAATAGTTGGCTTTGGGAAAGAGGAAAATTTATCAACCGTCGCTACGTCATCCAG GATCTGTACCAAAGATACATCGATGGCGATGAGGGCATTATGAACATCCCTAAGGAGGAGGATCCATTCTGGGAGCCAGCAGAAGACGTCTTAATCGGCACGGCAAACGCCTTCCTACAGAGTCTGGGTTTCAACCTAGACTTTGATGGCAAGATCACAGTTACTGACTTCAAG GGTAAAGAGGAAGGTTCGCTGATTGTGTGCATTGAACCATGTGACCAGAAAGGTAAATCCATTGAAGAAGATGACTTTGTAGACGAACCCAATGAGCTCTTGGGTAAACCCTATCACTTTAAG GTGTCCATCCGTAACGGTGAGGTCCACAAGTCCCGCTTCTCCAAAGGGCTGAAAGTGAAGTACAAGTGTTACAACGAGCAAGAGTTCACCCTAACCAACGAGATCAAAGACACGCTGTCGCCGGAGTGGAACCATAGTAGGATCGTCTCCATCCCGAGTGTCACCGAAGACGTCTTGGCGTACTTCGAGAACTCCAGCATCAAGTTTAGTTTATACGGCAAACAGATCGACTCGGCACCAGATTCTAAGCTCTCGAAACTCACAACAAAG GAGCTGCGTCAGATGGAGAACATGCAGGATTCAGGGAGGAAGACTCGAATCGGCTCCATGGCTCCAGAGGGTGATGGACAAGATGAAGCTGGGCAGATCAAAGGAGAACTATTGCTCCTTAAAAGGAAATATGAGAGATTGGAGAAGAAAGAGAGACGATTACAG gAGATTTGCAAGCAGTGGGAGGACAAACCGAGAGAAGAGCAGTTGTTTGATCCGTTCTATCGATCGGTCTCGGCCGTAGCGTACAGCACAGGGTCTAAACTGAAGACTCGAGTGCACATGCTGAATAAA ATTATACAAGGACACAAAGCTCTAAaggaaattcaaaatggcgaccAAGAC
- the LOC117289353 gene encoding kinesin-like protein KIF28P isoform X1, producing MSGGGESVKVAVRVRPFNTREKERGAKLVVEMEGATTRLLSVDGGEEPKTFTFDYSYWSHDGFTEQDDAVLAANPGSKYASQQNVFNDLGQGVLDNAFQGFNCSLFAYGQTGSGKSYSMVGYGPNKGIVPITCDVLFQTIEKSQGAVKYEVTFSMLEIYNEQVRDLLQKVNPKGGLAVRQNPKEGLFYVQALKKVAVGSYREIESRIEEGTSNRTVAATQMNATSSRAHTVVTIQFDQISKNESGQETKKTSVINLVDLAGSERADSTGATGDRLKEGANINKSLSSLGNVISALADLSMGKKKVLVPYRDSVLTKLLQNALGGNSKTIMIAALSPADINHDETLGTLRYADRAKKIKNKAVVNENPVEKLIRELRAENERLKTAMSGGTLPSAADQSSVNMSPEEKERMRQEMMEEIKAQLSANQEAMEDFDWDKKHAQQKEDDPSGLTDKAVMQSRKNKEPYFANLNEDNMLSGVVFYFLAASETTIGRKDADPQPTVMLSGLSISKKHAIITNVNGEITLKPYSSSCKIKVNGLPLTGARNLEHLDRVMFGSNHMFVFHNPINPKAPEGTPNNIEWDFAQKELAEARGLTAGGNLTKDQQRAQDQILELLPMVNEVNAVSEELDKHKGFEIVLLSEEAQEGNNRETKVMVKMKDLLNRNSWLWERGKFINRRYVIQDLYQRYIDGDEGIMNIPKEEDPFWEPAEDVLIGTANAFLQSLGFNLDFDGKITVTDFKGKEEGSLIVCIEPCDQKGKSIEEDDFVDEPNELLGKPYHFKVSIRNGEVHKSRFSKGLKVKYKCYNEQEFTLTNEIKDTLSPEWNHSRIVSIPSVTEDVLAYFENSSIKFSLYGKQIDSAPDSKLSKLTTKELRQMENMQDSGRKTRIGSMAPEGDGQDEAGQIKGELLLLKRKYERLEKKERRLQEICKQWEDKPREEQLFDPFYRSVSAVAYSTGSKLKTRVHMLNKEDSVSVFSFELEDPASEKQQPIKEEAEPSSKQALPLEESKPSPKQAPPATLIQTNGMSEGGEVPNKGHKESANGSAENKMVKEGNGKVVQANGGGGGGGGEKTEGGSRACSVM from the exons ATGTCGGGTGGGGGAGAATC GGTGAAGGTGGCCGTGAGGGTCCGACCATTTAACACAAG GGAGAAGGAACGAGGAGCGAAGCTGGTTGTTGAAATGGAAGGAGCAACAACAAGACTTCTCAGTGTTGATGGAG GTGAAGAACCCAAAACA TTCACATTTGATTACTCCTACTG GTCACATGACGGCTTCACAGAGCAGGATGATGCTGTTTTAGCTGCGAACCCCGGCAGTAAATACGCATCTCAACAAAATGTCTTCAATGATCTCGGCCAAGGTGTCTTGGACAATGCCTTCCAAG GGTTCAACTGTTCACTGTTTGCGTACGGCCAAACAGGATCCGGAAAATCCTACTCCATGGTCGGCTATGGACCAAACAA GGGTATTGTTCCCATTACCTGTGATGTCCTGTTCCAGACAATAGAGAAGAGTCAGGGTGCTGTG AAATATGAGGTCACCTTCTCCATGCTTGAGATTTACAATGAGCAGGTTCGTGACCTTCTGCAGAAGGTCAACCCAAAGGGAGGCTTAGCAGTTAGACAGAATCCCAAGGAAGGGCTCTTCTACGTCCAAGCACTGAAGAAGGTTGCTGTGGGTAGCTACAGAGAAATTGAGAGCAGAATTGAAGAGG GTACGTCCAATAGAACTGTCGCAGCCACCCAGATGAACGCAACTAGCAGCCGAGCTCACACGGTCGTCACTATTCAGTTTGACCAAATCAGCAAGAACGAATCTGGACAGGAGACCAAGAAGACTAGTGTTATCAACCTGGTAGATCTCGCAG GTAGTGAACGTGCAGACAGTACTGGAGCCACTGGTGACAGACTAAAAGAAGGAGCTAATATCAACAAATCATTGTCTTCACTTGGAAACGTCATCTCT GCTTTGGCAGATCTCTCCATGGGTAAAAAGAAGGTGCTTGTTCCATACCGTGACTCAGTGCTCACCAAACTACTGCAAAATGCCCTGGGTGGTAACAG CAAAACTATCATGATCGCTGCCCTTTCTCCGGCCGATATTAACCATGACGAGACTTTGGGCACCTTACGCTACGCTGACCGTGCCAAGAAGATCAAGAACAAAGCCGTGGTTAACGAGAACCCGGTGGAGAAGTTGATTCGAGAGCTGCGAGCGGAAAACGAGAGACTTAAGACTGCAATGTCTGGAGGGACACTACCATCAGCAGCCGACCAAAGCAGTGTCAACATGTCCCCGGAAG AGAAAGAGAGAATGAGGCAGGAAATGATGGAAGAGATAAAAGCCCAGCTATCGGCCAACCAAGAAGCCATGGAAGACTTTGACTGGGACAAGAAG CATGCCCAACAAAAAGAGGACGACCCAAGTGGTTTGACTGATAAAGCCGTCATGCAATCCCGCAAGAACAAAGAACCTTACTTTGCCAACTTGAACGAGGATAATATGCTGAGCGGCGTGGTCTTTTACTTCTTGGCTGCCAGCGAGACGACGATTGGACGCAAAGATGCCGACCCTCAACCAACCGTTATGCTGAGTGGCCTCAG CATCTCCAAGAAGCACGCCATCATCACCAACGTTAATGGGGAGATCACCCTCAAGCCTTACAGCTCAAGCTGTAAGATCAAAGTCAATGGTCTTCCCCTGACAGGAGCCCGCAATCTGGAACATCTTGACCGTGTCATGTTCGGCTCCAACCATATGTTTGTCTTCCACAACCCCATCAATCCCAAGGCGCCCGAGGGGACACCCAACAATATTGAGTGGGATTTCGCCCAGAAGGAGTTGGCCGAAGCTAGGGGATTGACGGCGGGTGGGAACCTGACAAAAG atcaacagagggcgcaggATCAAATCTTAGAATTGCTGCCGATGGTGAATGAGGTGAATGCAGTCAGTGAAGAGCTGGACAAACACAAAGGCTTTGAGATTGTACTGCTTAGTGAAGAGGCACAGGAAGGAAATAACAGAGAGACAAA AGTCATGGTAAAGATGAAGGATCTTCTGAATCGGAATAGTTGGCTTTGGGAAAGAGGAAAATTTATCAACCGTCGCTACGTCATCCAG GATCTGTACCAAAGATACATCGATGGCGATGAGGGCATTATGAACATCCCTAAGGAGGAGGATCCATTCTGGGAGCCAGCAGAAGACGTCTTAATCGGCACGGCAAACGCCTTCCTACAGAGTCTGGGTTTCAACCTAGACTTTGATGGCAAGATCACAGTTACTGACTTCAAG GGTAAAGAGGAAGGTTCGCTGATTGTGTGCATTGAACCATGTGACCAGAAAGGTAAATCCATTGAAGAAGATGACTTTGTAGACGAACCCAATGAGCTCTTGGGTAAACCCTATCACTTTAAG GTGTCCATCCGTAACGGTGAGGTCCACAAGTCCCGCTTCTCCAAAGGGCTGAAAGTGAAGTACAAGTGTTACAACGAGCAAGAGTTCACCCTAACCAACGAGATCAAAGACACGCTGTCGCCGGAGTGGAACCATAGTAGGATCGTCTCCATCCCGAGTGTCACCGAAGACGTCTTGGCGTACTTCGAGAACTCCAGCATCAAGTTTAGTTTATACGGCAAACAGATCGACTCGGCACCAGATTCTAAGCTCTCGAAACTCACAACAAAG GAGCTGCGTCAGATGGAGAACATGCAGGATTCAGGGAGGAAGACTCGAATCGGCTCCATGGCTCCAGAGGGTGATGGACAAGATGAAGCTGGGCAGATCAAAGGAGAACTATTGCTCCTTAAAAGGAAATATGAGAGATTGGAGAAGAAAGAGAGACGATTACAG gAGATTTGCAAGCAGTGGGAGGACAAACCGAGAGAAGAGCAGTTGTTTGATCCGTTCTATCGATCGGTCTCGGCCGTAGCGTACAGCACAGGGTCTAAACTGAAGACTCGAGTGCACATGCTGAATAAA GAGGACTCTGTCAGTGTGTTCAGTTTTGAACTTGAAGATCCGGCATCGGAAAAACAGCAGCCAATCAAAGAGGAGGCTGAACCAAGCTCAAAACAAGCCCTGCCCCTTGAGGAATCCAAACCCAGCCCTAAACAAGCCCCTCCCGCAACCCTAATCCAGACAAACGGCATGTCGGAAGGGGGTGAGGTGCCTAACAAGGGGCACAAGGAAAGCGCAAACGGTTCAGCCGAGAAC
- the LOC117289353 gene encoding kinesin-like protein KIF28P isoform X4 codes for MSGGGESVKVAVRVRPFNTREKERGAKLVVEMEGATTRLLSVDGGEEPKTFTFDYSYWSHDGFTEQDDAVLAANPGSKYASQQNVFNDLGQGVLDNAFQGFNCSLFAYGQTGSGKSYSMVGYGPNKGIVPITCDVLFQTIEKSQGAVKYEVTFSMLEIYNEQVRDLLQKVNPKGGLAVRQNPKEGLFYVQALKKVAVGSYREIESRIEEGTSNRTVAATQMNATSSRAHTVVTIQFDQISKNESGQETKKTSVINLVDLAGSERADSTGATGDRLKEGANINKSLSSLGNVISALADLSMGKKKVLVPYRDSVLTKLLQNALGGNSKTIMIAALSPADINHDETLGTLRYADRAKKIKNKAVVNENPVEKLIRELRAENERLKTAMSGGTLPSAADQSSVNMSPEEKERMRQEMMEEIKAQLSANQEAMEDFDWDKKHAQQKEDDPSGLTDKAVMQSRKNKEPYFANLNEDNMLSGVVFYFLAASETTIGRKDADPQPTVMLSGLSISKKHAIITNVNGEITLKPYSSSCKIKVNGLPLTGARNLEHLDRVMFGSNHMFVFHNPINPKAPEGTPNNIEWDFAQKELAEARGLTAGGNLTKDQQRAQDQILELLPMVNEVNAVSEELDKHKGFEIVLLSEEAQEGNNRETKVMVKMKDLLNRNSWLWERGKFINRRYVIQDLYQRYIDGDEGIMNIPKEEDPFWEPAEDVLIGTANAFLQSLGFNLDFDGKITVTDFKGKEEGSLIVCIEPCDQKGKSIEEDDFVDEPNELLGKPYHFKVSIRNGEVHKSRFSKGLKVKYKCYNEQEFTLTNEIKDTLSPEWNHSRIVSIPSVTEDVLAYFENSSIKFSLYGKQIDSAPDSKLSKLTTKELRQMENMQDSGRKTRIGSMAPEGDGQDEAGQIKGELLLLKRKYERLEKKERRLQEICKQWEDKPREEQLFDPFYRSVSAVAYSTGSKLKTRVHMLNKMRQIQEKTTGKKSQVCSLM; via the exons ATGTCGGGTGGGGGAGAATC GGTGAAGGTGGCCGTGAGGGTCCGACCATTTAACACAAG GGAGAAGGAACGAGGAGCGAAGCTGGTTGTTGAAATGGAAGGAGCAACAACAAGACTTCTCAGTGTTGATGGAG GTGAAGAACCCAAAACA TTCACATTTGATTACTCCTACTG GTCACATGACGGCTTCACAGAGCAGGATGATGCTGTTTTAGCTGCGAACCCCGGCAGTAAATACGCATCTCAACAAAATGTCTTCAATGATCTCGGCCAAGGTGTCTTGGACAATGCCTTCCAAG GGTTCAACTGTTCACTGTTTGCGTACGGCCAAACAGGATCCGGAAAATCCTACTCCATGGTCGGCTATGGACCAAACAA GGGTATTGTTCCCATTACCTGTGATGTCCTGTTCCAGACAATAGAGAAGAGTCAGGGTGCTGTG AAATATGAGGTCACCTTCTCCATGCTTGAGATTTACAATGAGCAGGTTCGTGACCTTCTGCAGAAGGTCAACCCAAAGGGAGGCTTAGCAGTTAGACAGAATCCCAAGGAAGGGCTCTTCTACGTCCAAGCACTGAAGAAGGTTGCTGTGGGTAGCTACAGAGAAATTGAGAGCAGAATTGAAGAGG GTACGTCCAATAGAACTGTCGCAGCCACCCAGATGAACGCAACTAGCAGCCGAGCTCACACGGTCGTCACTATTCAGTTTGACCAAATCAGCAAGAACGAATCTGGACAGGAGACCAAGAAGACTAGTGTTATCAACCTGGTAGATCTCGCAG GTAGTGAACGTGCAGACAGTACTGGAGCCACTGGTGACAGACTAAAAGAAGGAGCTAATATCAACAAATCATTGTCTTCACTTGGAAACGTCATCTCT GCTTTGGCAGATCTCTCCATGGGTAAAAAGAAGGTGCTTGTTCCATACCGTGACTCAGTGCTCACCAAACTACTGCAAAATGCCCTGGGTGGTAACAG CAAAACTATCATGATCGCTGCCCTTTCTCCGGCCGATATTAACCATGACGAGACTTTGGGCACCTTACGCTACGCTGACCGTGCCAAGAAGATCAAGAACAAAGCCGTGGTTAACGAGAACCCGGTGGAGAAGTTGATTCGAGAGCTGCGAGCGGAAAACGAGAGACTTAAGACTGCAATGTCTGGAGGGACACTACCATCAGCAGCCGACCAAAGCAGTGTCAACATGTCCCCGGAAG AGAAAGAGAGAATGAGGCAGGAAATGATGGAAGAGATAAAAGCCCAGCTATCGGCCAACCAAGAAGCCATGGAAGACTTTGACTGGGACAAGAAG CATGCCCAACAAAAAGAGGACGACCCAAGTGGTTTGACTGATAAAGCCGTCATGCAATCCCGCAAGAACAAAGAACCTTACTTTGCCAACTTGAACGAGGATAATATGCTGAGCGGCGTGGTCTTTTACTTCTTGGCTGCCAGCGAGACGACGATTGGACGCAAAGATGCCGACCCTCAACCAACCGTTATGCTGAGTGGCCTCAG CATCTCCAAGAAGCACGCCATCATCACCAACGTTAATGGGGAGATCACCCTCAAGCCTTACAGCTCAAGCTGTAAGATCAAAGTCAATGGTCTTCCCCTGACAGGAGCCCGCAATCTGGAACATCTTGACCGTGTCATGTTCGGCTCCAACCATATGTTTGTCTTCCACAACCCCATCAATCCCAAGGCGCCCGAGGGGACACCCAACAATATTGAGTGGGATTTCGCCCAGAAGGAGTTGGCCGAAGCTAGGGGATTGACGGCGGGTGGGAACCTGACAAAAG atcaacagagggcgcaggATCAAATCTTAGAATTGCTGCCGATGGTGAATGAGGTGAATGCAGTCAGTGAAGAGCTGGACAAACACAAAGGCTTTGAGATTGTACTGCTTAGTGAAGAGGCACAGGAAGGAAATAACAGAGAGACAAA AGTCATGGTAAAGATGAAGGATCTTCTGAATCGGAATAGTTGGCTTTGGGAAAGAGGAAAATTTATCAACCGTCGCTACGTCATCCAG GATCTGTACCAAAGATACATCGATGGCGATGAGGGCATTATGAACATCCCTAAGGAGGAGGATCCATTCTGGGAGCCAGCAGAAGACGTCTTAATCGGCACGGCAAACGCCTTCCTACAGAGTCTGGGTTTCAACCTAGACTTTGATGGCAAGATCACAGTTACTGACTTCAAG GGTAAAGAGGAAGGTTCGCTGATTGTGTGCATTGAACCATGTGACCAGAAAGGTAAATCCATTGAAGAAGATGACTTTGTAGACGAACCCAATGAGCTCTTGGGTAAACCCTATCACTTTAAG GTGTCCATCCGTAACGGTGAGGTCCACAAGTCCCGCTTCTCCAAAGGGCTGAAAGTGAAGTACAAGTGTTACAACGAGCAAGAGTTCACCCTAACCAACGAGATCAAAGACACGCTGTCGCCGGAGTGGAACCATAGTAGGATCGTCTCCATCCCGAGTGTCACCGAAGACGTCTTGGCGTACTTCGAGAACTCCAGCATCAAGTTTAGTTTATACGGCAAACAGATCGACTCGGCACCAGATTCTAAGCTCTCGAAACTCACAACAAAG GAGCTGCGTCAGATGGAGAACATGCAGGATTCAGGGAGGAAGACTCGAATCGGCTCCATGGCTCCAGAGGGTGATGGACAAGATGAAGCTGGGCAGATCAAAGGAGAACTATTGCTCCTTAAAAGGAAATATGAGAGATTGGAGAAGAAAGAGAGACGATTACAG gAGATTTGCAAGCAGTGGGAGGACAAACCGAGAGAAGAGCAGTTGTTTGATCCGTTCTATCGATCGGTCTCGGCCGTAGCGTACAGCACAGGGTCTAAACTGAAGACTCGAGTGCACATGCTGAATAAA ATGAGGcaaattcaagaaaaaacaacagGAAAAAAGTCACAAGTTTGCTCACTCATGTAG